The segment ATGAGCCAATCAAACAGATGACTTCTTTCTTTTCCAAAGAAGAAATCCTGGAACTACAGGAACATGTCAAGCAAGTGAAGGTTTCGTCTGTTGTGGAGGACTACATACTTGAAATAGTACATATGAGCAGAAACCATGAAGAAATAGAACTCGGTGTCAGCCCACGTGGGACGTTGGCATTGATGCGGGCGGCACAGGGGGCAGCCTTTGTCCAAGGAAGAGAGTATGTTACACCTGAAGATGTCAAGAAAATGGCCCCTTTTATACTTAGCCATCGACTGGTTCTTACCATGGAAGGGTCGCTCAAAAAGACCAATAAAGAAATTGTTAAAGAAGTGCTGGCAAGGGTTGTTGTGCCTGTGGAGGCGACAATCTAGGAATGAAAAGGTGGAACCAACAAGTTGATAATCTGACCCATCACATTTACTTTCGTACTGTGGCATTTCTTATCATTGCCATCGGTTTACTTACTGGACACCCTATCCTTTTCTTTATGGGAACGATGTATTTTATTTATTTCGTTGTTTCGTATTATTACTTGGATAAGGTGGGGGGAAAGCTTCTTTTTACAATAGTAGAAGAGAAGATTAAGCTTTTTCCGGGAGAATCAGGAACAATCAGACTTAAAATTGCACAACCATCTAGGCTACCAATATTTTTAGGGAAGATACTCTTGGTAGCTGATAATAATATTGATTTTCAGAATGGGGACCGTAGAACAAGGATAAGCCAAATTAAAATACCATTCTCCCTGCTGGGGAGGAGTGAAGTGGTAGTGGAGGTTCCCTTTATTGCGAAAGAACGAGGTGTTGCTAGACTTCACCAAATTGAACTTCAAATTTCTCATTTTCTTGATATTGGAAAGGTGTATCTTCAAAAGAGTGATGTGACAAAATTCGAGGCTCTTGTTTACTCGGAACAATTGAAAGTATCGGGGCTGGAAAGAATTGTACCTAGAAACCAAGGATCCTACCCTACAAGATCTTCCCTCTTTGAGGATGCAAGTGCAATTATTGGTACACGCGACTATGCAAATGGAGATGCATTCAACCGAATACATTGGAAAGCATCTGCCAGGGTTTCCAGTCTCCAAACTAAAGTACATGAAAAAACATCACAGTTCTCCTGGTTAATCGTGTTTGATATTCGTTCAGGGAATCTGGAAGAACGGATAAAGGGTATTACCAACTTAGTTCATCATGCTACAAAACACCATATTCCTTTCTCATTGCTTGTTAATATAAAAAAAGTCGGGACACCAAGTTATTATGAACTTCCTTATGGGGAAGGAAAGAGGCATCTCCAATCAGCATTAACCATCTTAGCTAGGTTGCAGGGGAACAGTGTATCGATTGGGATGCCGACATTTGAAAGAATAACCTATCAACACGCTGCAAACTCACCATATGTGATTTTATGTGGGGAAGAGGAGCGTATGAAAGGATGGCGAATGCCTCCTGCTACCAATGTTTATTGGCTAGATGTCACGGAATCTCATAGCTCATTGAGATTATGGCATTCGGTGATTGGA is part of the Sutcliffiella sp. FSL R7-0096 genome and harbors:
- a CDS encoding DUF58 domain-containing protein, with the protein product MKRWNQQVDNLTHHIYFRTVAFLIIAIGLLTGHPILFFMGTMYFIYFVVSYYYLDKVGGKLLFTIVEEKIKLFPGESGTIRLKIAQPSRLPIFLGKILLVADNNIDFQNGDRRTRISQIKIPFSLLGRSEVVVEVPFIAKERGVARLHQIELQISHFLDIGKVYLQKSDVTKFEALVYSEQLKVSGLERIVPRNQGSYPTRSSLFEDASAIIGTRDYANGDAFNRIHWKASARVSSLQTKVHEKTSQFSWLIVFDIRSGNLEERIKGITNLVHHATKHHIPFSLLVNIKKVGTPSYYELPYGEGKRHLQSALTILARLQGNSVSIGMPTFERITYQHAANSPYVILCGEEERMKGWRMPPATNVYWLDVTESHSSLRLWHSVIGKEAANG